A genome region from Musa acuminata AAA Group cultivar baxijiao chromosome BXJ3-5, Cavendish_Baxijiao_AAA, whole genome shotgun sequence includes the following:
- the LOC135639172 gene encoding uncharacterized protein LOC135639172 has protein sequence MSSDQQAHSDEPPAVRSHPTDATEEHPQQEGVRDERPAAISERYWRLFSDPGLSPPIANPSGPSPMPPEAFYDLTHQVRALTGVMQTIIPLVSHPTSSHSALPPPWQRSVAQTPAPLPVSPASPPG, from the coding sequence atgtcaagcgatcaacaGGCTCACTCCGACGAACCCCCAGCCGTCAGGTCGCACCCGAccgacgcaacggaagaacatccccaacaggagggggttcgggacgagcgccccgctgcgatctcggagcgctattggcgattgtTCAGCGACCCGGGTCTATCGCCACCCATCGCCAATCCCAGCGGCCCGTCACCTAtgccgcccgaagccttctacgacctcacacaccaggtccgggctcttacgggggtgatgcagaccatcatcccaCTCGTCTCTCATCCAACGTCTTCACACTCAGCCCTACCTCCACCATGGCAACGGTCCGTCGCTCAGACCCCCGCACCGCTTCCCGTGTCCCCCGCTTCGCCTCCGGGATAA
- the LOC103985055 gene encoding malonyl-coenzyme A:anthocyanin 3-O-glucoside-6''-O-malonyltransferase-like, with product MSSPPQLRLLQTSQVSPPPGTVSESILPLTFFDILWLRGGAVERVFFYRLPYSTSDFCASVLPDLKSSLSLALQQFYPLAGKIRRSPGLDDDKYEIRYVDGDSVSFTVAEYDADFDEVSGDHARDVGSLLPLLPRLSMSDDDVVPVLALQVTVFPNQGVAAGVAVHHAGCDGSSSMRFMFSWASTCAGPRSSAAAVVVPPVFDRSLVSVPRDLYSIFYRCFGQRADCIIHEDPPVDMVIASFALKKDHIRRLKELVSAKAGAMEGGGASLRCSTIMATYAYVWVCLVKARAYESDRTAHFLFAADCRGRLRPPLPAAYFGNCIGVCFVEAKAGDLLRENGVVSAAKAIGKAIEEFADDPLRGAETWPERIKSIVPRQPLSVAGSPRFRVYDLDFGWGGPKKVVITSIMRSGAMSMAESREEEGGVEIGLVLPKHEIDQFGTCFSDGLEQLH from the coding sequence ATGTCATCGCCACCGCAACTCCGTCTGCTTCAGACATCTCAAGTCTCTCCCCCGCCCGGGACAGTATCCGAGTCCATTTTGCCCCTCACCTTCTTCGACATACTATGGTTGCGAGGTGGAGCCGTGGAGCGAGTCTTCTTCTACCGTCTCCCCTACTCCACCTCAGATTTCTGCGCCTCCGTCCTCCCCGACCTCAAGtcctccctctctctcgctcTGCAGCAGTTCTACCCCCTCGCCGGCAAGATCCGAAGGTCCCCCGGGCTCGATGACGACAAGTACGAGATCCGTTACGTCGACGGCGACTCCGTGTCGTTCACTGTGGCCGAGTACGACGCCGACTTCGATGAGGTCTCCGGTGACCACGCACGTGATGTCggctcgctgctaccgttgctTCCCCGGCTATCGATGTCCGACGACGACGTCGTGCCGGTGCTGGCCTTGCAGGTGACCGTGTTCCCGAACCAAGGCGTGGCCGCCGGAGTGGCGGTGCACCACGCCGGATGCGATGGCTCGAGCTCCATGCGGTTCATGTTCTCGTGGGCTTCCACATGCGCggggccgagaagctcggcggcGGCGGTCGTGGTGCCGCCCGTCTTCGACAGGAGTTTGGTTTCCGTTCCTCGTGATTTGTACTCCATTTTCTACAGGTGCTTTGGCCAGCGTGCTGACTGTATCATCCACGAGGATCCACCGGTGGACATGGTCATCGCTTCGTTCGCTCTTAAAAAAGATCACATCCGAAGGCTGAAGGAACTGGTTTCTGCCAAAGCCGGAGCCATGGAGGGAGGCGGCGCATCCCTCCGCTGCTCCACCATCATGGCGACCTACGCTTACGTTTGGGTGTGCCTAGTCAAAGCACGAGCATACGAAAGCGACAGGACTGCCCACTTCCTATTTGCTGCCGACTGCAGAGGAAGGCTGAGGCCCCCTCTGCCGGCGGCGTACTTCGGGAACTGCATCGGCGTCTGCTTCGTCGAAGCGAAGGCAGGCGACCTCCTACGAGAAAATGGGGTCGTCTCGGCGGCGAAAGCTATTGGCAAAGCCATAGAAGAATTCGCAGACGATCCTTTACGAGGTGCAGAGACATGGCCGGAGAGAATCAAGTCTATCGTGCCTCGACAACCATTAAGCGTGGCGGGATCACCCAGGTTTCGGGTGTACGATCTGGACTTTGGATGGGGAGGGCCGAAGAAGGTGGTGATCACCTCCATCATGAGGTCAGGAGCCATGTCTATGGCGGAGAGCAGAGAAGAAGAGGGTGGGGTGGAGATTGGTTTGGTGCTACCAAAGCATGAGATTGACCAGTTTGGGACTTGCTTCTCCGATGGCCTTGAGCAATTGCACTAA
- the LOC135637849 gene encoding phenolic glucoside malonyltransferase 1-like codes for MHHPLPKTASTFIDMASLRILERSRVSPPTGAVAETTLPLTAFDLIWLKGGTVERVFFYRLPHSTAYFCASVLPHLKSSLSLALQQFYPLAGKIRRSPELDDDKYEIRYVDGDSVSFTVAEYDADFDEVSGDHARGVGPLLPLLPQLPRSDDDGVPVLDLQVTVFPNQGVAVGVAVHHAGCDGSSSMRFMFSWASTCAGPRSSAAVVATPAVFDRSLVSVPRDLYSIFYRYFGQRADWIIHEDPPVDMVIASFTLKGDHIRRLKELISAKAGAMEGGGASLRCSTIMATYAYVWVCLVKARAYGSDRTAHFLFAADCRGRLRPPLPAAYFGNCVGCCFVEVKAGELLRENGVVSAAKAIGKAIEIFGDDPLRGAETWQERIKYIAPQQPLSVAGSPRFRVYDLDFGWGRPKKVEVTSIVRSGAMSLAESRDEDGGVEIGMGLLKHEMDEFATHFIDGLDRLQ; via the coding sequence ATGCACCATCCACTCCCCAAGACCGCATCCACATTCATCGATATGGCATCCCTGCGAATTCTCGAGAGGTCTCGAGTCTCTCCCCCGACCGGAGCAGTTGCTGAGACCACTTTGCCCCTCACCGCCTTCGACTTAATCTGGTTAAAGGGTGGAACAGTCGAGCGAGTCTTCTTCTACCGTCTACCCCACTCCACCGCCTATTTCTGCGCCTCCGTCCTCCCCCACCTCAAGTCCTCCCTCTCCCTCGCTCTCCAGCAGTTCTACCCCCTCGCTGGCAAGATCCGGCGGTCCCCCGAACTGGATGACGATAAGTACGAGATCCGTTACGTCGACGGCGACTCCGTCTCGTTCACTGTGGCCGAGTACGACGCCGACTTCGATGAGGTCTCCGGGGATCACGCACGTGGTGTCGGCCCGCTGCTACCGTTGCTTCCCCAGCTACCGAGGTCCGACGACGACGGCGTTCCGGTGCTGGACTTGCAGGTGACCGTGTTCCCGAACCAAGGCGTGGCCGTCGGAGTGGCGGTGCACCACGCCGGATGCGATGGCTCGAGCTCCATGCGGTTCATGTTCTCGTGGGCTTCCACATGCGCggggccgagaagctcggcggcggtggtcgcgacGCCGGCCGTCTTCGACAGGAGTTTGGTTTCTGTTCCTCGTGATTTGTACTCCATTTTCTACAGGTACTTTGGCCAGCGTGCTGACTGGATCATCCACGAGGATCCACCGGTGGACATGGTCATCGCTTCGTTCACTCTTAAAGGAGATCACATCCGAAGGCTGAAGGAACTGATTTCCGCCAAAGCCGGAGCCATGGAGGGAGGCGGCGCATCCCTCCGCTGCTCCACCATCATGGCGACCTACGCTTACGTTTGGGTGTGCCTAGTCAAAGCACGAGCATACGGAAGCGACCGGACTGCCCACTTCCTATTTGCTGCCGACTGCAGAGGAAGGCTGAGGCCCCCTCTGCCGGCGGCGTACTTCGGGAACTGCGTCggctgctgcttcgtcgaagtgaAGGCAGGCGAACTCCTGCGAGAAAATGGGGTCGTCTCGGCGGCGAAAGCTATTGGCAAAGCCATAGAAATATTCGGAGACGATCCTTTACGAGGTGCAGAGACATGGCAGGAGAGAATCAAGTATATCGCGCCTCAACAACCATTAAGCGTGGCGGGATCACCCAGGTTTCGGGTGTACGATCTGGATTTTGGATGGGGAAGGCCGAAGAAGGTGGAGGTCACCTCCATCGTGAGGTCAGGAGCCATGTCTCTGGCGGAGAGCAGAGACGAAGATGGTGGGGTGGAGATCGGGATGGGTCTCCTAAAGCATGAGATGGATGAGTTCGCGACCCACTTCATCGATGGCCTCGATCGATTGCAATAA
- the LOC135639196 gene encoding LOB domain-containing protein 16-like produces MASGVVSPCGACKFLRRKCGRDCVFAPYFSSEQGAARFAAIHKVFGASNASKLLLHVPQAARCEAVVTIAYEAQARLRDPVYGCVGRILALQHQVSSLQLQLLQMKAQLAQCMLSPQSTRNQWQGNDGSSLFLPCSPAWESVSSRGSFTFTDQDRNCLLPLQDVFSKESGKSRATQAETGELHDLAFRMTGEL; encoded by the exons ATGGCTTCCGGCGTTGTCTCACCGTGCGGGGCGTGCAAGTTCCTGCGGCGGAAGTGCGGGAGGGACTGCGTCTTCGCGCCCTACTTCAGCTCCGAGCAGGGGGCGGCGCGGTTCGCCGCCATCCACAAGGTGTTCGGCGCCAGCAACGCGTCGAAGCTGCTGCTGCACGTGCCGCAGGCCGCCCGGTGCGAGGCGGTCGTCACCATCGCTTACGAGGCGCAGGCCAGGCTGAGGGACCCTGTCTACGGTTGCGTAGGCCGCATACTCGCGCTGCAACATCAG GTTTCTAGCTTGCAGCTGCAGTTGCTGCAGATGAAGGCTCAGCTAGCTCAGTGCATGCTTTCTCCACAATCCACACGGAACCAATGGCAAGGGAATGATGGGAGCTCTTTGTTCCTACCATGTTCTCCTGCCTGGGAATCCGTGTCTTCTCGGGGCTCCTTCACCTTCACCGACCAAGACCGCAATTGTCTCTTGCCACTGCAAGATGTTTTCTCCAAAGAGAGTGGCAAGAGCCGGGCAACACAAGCTGAAACGGGGGAGCTTCATGATTTGGCCTTTAGGATGACAGGCGAGTTGTGA